Proteins encoded within one genomic window of Ranitomeya variabilis isolate aRanVar5 chromosome 4, aRanVar5.hap1, whole genome shotgun sequence:
- the LOC143766372 gene encoding oocyte zinc finger protein XlCOF8.4-like — translation MDRDKMADRILHLTIEILFRLTGEDYTVVKKTSSERCQDPVSEGRGRLLSPITGPPPHPLIHEDINDQKILELINKMIELLTGEVPIRCQDVAVYFSMEEWEYLQGHKDLYKDVMMEVSQPLTSPDLSSKTTTPERCPRPLLPQDCKQEDPNVPQNHQGEDLTDINTTETYVRGDEQCKEEIPTYDYPDDCTSRSEEQLTYSIFKSDDFKIPPDTIEVNAITPDIPSSLHSKDLSNHPLKQVLSSNSLVTTKENQNHRISIKNRNASQSNKPFSCSEYRNHFPIERSFLKHPKIHTVEKRFSCSKCEKCFKHKSFLVRHQRTHTGEKPFSCLECGKCFNQKWHLVVHQRTHTGEKLFSCSECGKCFTQKSDFVKHQRTHTGEKPFSCSDCGKSFNHKSDFVKHQRTHTGEKPFSCSECRKCFNRKAHLDCHQRIHTGEKPFSCSECGKCFNQKTVLVTHQRTHTGEKPFSCSECGKCFNQKGNLVKHQRTHTR, via the exons atggacagagacaagatggcagacAGGATATTACATCTCACCATAGAGATCCTCTTCcgacttactggagag gattacacagtggtgaagaagacctctagtgagcgctgtcaggacccagtGTCTGAGGGACGGGGAAgactcctgagcccaatcacagggcctccaccgcacccgctgatacatgaggacatcaatgaccagaagatcctagaactaatcaacaagatgattgagctgctgactggagag gttcctataaggtgtcaggatgtcgccgtctatttctccatggaggagtgggagtatttacaaggacacaaagatctgtacaaggacgtcatgatggaggtttcccagcccctcacatcaccag atctatccagtaagacgacaacaccagagagatgtccccgtcctcttcttccacaggactgtaaacaagaagatcccaatgttcctcagaatcatcag ggtgaagatctgaccgatattaatactacagagacatatgtgaggggcgatgagcagtgtaaagaggagattcctacatatgactacccag atgactgtaccagcagaTCAGAGGAACAACTGACatattcaatttttaaatcagatgattttAAAATCCCTCCTGATactattgaagtgaatgccattactccagatataccatcatcccttcacagcaaagatctgtcaaatcatcctttgaaacaggtcctgtcttctaatTCATTAGTGACAACTAAGGAAAATCAGAATCACAGAATAAGCATTAAAAACAGAAATGCTTCTCAATCaaataagccattttcatgttcagaatataGAAACCATTTTCCCATCGAAAGGTCTTTTCTTAAACATCCAAAAATTCACACAGTGGAGAAAAGATTTTCATGTTCCaagtgtgagaaatgttttaagcaCAAATCAtttcttgttagacaccaaagaacccacacaggggagaagcctttttcctgtttagaatgtgggaaatgttttaaccagaaatggcatcttgttgtacaccaaagaacccacacaggagaaaaacttttttcatgttcagaatgtgggaaatgttttacacagaaatcagattttgttaagcaccagagaactcacacaggggaaaagcctttttcatgttcagactgtgggaaaagttttaaccataaatcagattttgttaagcaccagagaacccacacaggggagaagcctttttcatgttcagaatgtaggaaatgttttaaccggaaagcgcatcttgattgccaccagagaatccacacaggagagaagcctttttcatgttcagaatgtgggaaatgttttaatcagaaaacagttttggttacgcaccagagaacccacacaggagagaagcctttttcctgttccgaatgtgggaaatgttttaaccagaaaggtaatcttgttaaacaccaaagaacccacacaaggtag